One genomic region from Mesorhizobium terrae encodes:
- a CDS encoding helix-turn-helix domain-containing protein, whose product MKMGVDRAYVSGMERGQQNVTLLTMWHLAEALNVKPADLLDETVEVTET is encoded by the coding sequence GTGAAAATGGGTGTGGACCGCGCCTATGTGAGCGGCATGGAGCGGGGCCAGCAAAATGTCACGCTGTTGACGATGTGGCATTTGGCGGAAGCGTTGAACGTGAAACCCGCCGACCTCCTCGATGAGACGGTGGAAGTCACTGAAACATGA
- a CDS encoding DUF2840 domain-containing protein — protein MNGAADLRRAATPNVAGLTHVELTWIEKRIEYWIRFGQEVHEQILDRRRRVVSFPPHSVFALVRWASNDFGTVLSRIDIVRAVSPGEPYQTLPFVRPGGDILLKAESWRHVERVLQIVDAIESSGINPAEVSPHHWRHVHNRLVAGQEPRNYTAQQHRAILLRRRVEP, from the coding sequence ATGAACGGCGCAGCCGACTTGCGTCGCGCCGCGACGCCGAACGTCGCCGGCCTGACCCATGTCGAGCTGACCTGGATCGAGAAAAGGATCGAATATTGGATCCGGTTCGGACAGGAGGTCCACGAACAGATTCTCGACCGCCGCCGGCGCGTCGTCAGCTTCCCGCCCCACAGCGTTTTCGCGCTTGTCCGCTGGGCGTCCAACGACTTCGGAACGGTCCTCTCGCGCATCGACATCGTGCGCGCGGTTTCGCCGGGCGAACCCTATCAGACGTTGCCCTTCGTGCGCCCCGGCGGCGACATTCTGCTGAAGGCCGAGAGCTGGCGACACGTCGAGCGCGTCCTGCAGATCGTCGACGCGATCGAGTCCAGCGGCATCAATCCCGCCGAGGTCTCGCCGCACCATTGGCGCCACGTTCATAACCGGCTCGTCGCCGGCCAGGAACCGCGCAACTACACCGCGCAGCAGCACCGGGCCATCCTCTTGCGCCGAAGGGTCGAGCCATGA
- the parA gene encoding ParA family partition ATPase, producing the protein MIVALLNQKGGVGKTTLTLHVAGEWASKGRRVLLIDADPQGSALDWSQQRAREGLPRLFGVIGLARDTLHSEAPELARDADHVVIDGPPRVASLMRSALLAADLVLIPVQPSPFDGWASAEMLSLLGEARIYRPQLAARFVLNRCGARTVIARETAETLADHDPPVLTSTVGQRVTFADAARSGRLVSEINERSPAAREITALCTEVGRIAP; encoded by the coding sequence ATGATCGTCGCGCTCCTCAATCAGAAGGGTGGCGTCGGCAAGACGACGCTCACGCTGCATGTCGCCGGCGAATGGGCGAGCAAGGGAAGGCGCGTCCTACTCATTGACGCGGACCCACAGGGCTCCGCGCTCGATTGGTCCCAGCAGCGGGCACGCGAAGGCCTGCCGCGACTCTTCGGTGTCATCGGCCTGGCGCGGGATACGCTTCACAGCGAAGCGCCGGAGCTGGCGCGAGACGCCGATCATGTGGTGATCGACGGGCCACCGCGCGTCGCCAGCCTGATGCGGTCCGCGCTGCTTGCCGCCGACCTGGTACTGATCCCCGTGCAGCCATCGCCTTTCGATGGCTGGGCGTCCGCGGAGATGCTCTCGCTGCTGGGCGAGGCGCGGATCTACCGCCCCCAGCTCGCCGCCCGCTTCGTGCTGAATCGCTGCGGAGCGCGAACCGTCATCGCGCGCGAGACGGCCGAGACGCTCGCCGATCACGATCCGCCGGTACTCACCAGCACCGTCGGCCAGCGCGTCACCTTCGCCGACGCGGCACGCTCCGGCCGCCTGGTCTCCGAGATCAACGAACGCAGCCCCGCTGCGCGCGAGATCACCGCACTCTGCACTGAGGTCGGGAGGATCGCACCATGA
- a CDS encoding DUF2493 domain-containing protein has protein sequence MTPDHDDAFEPHHSSSPTDQVLHELQLYGYRPFHDEPDARPLPEANILAGSISDIFDALVVALGDTRLEPDLEDLLWSTVNVFHRAIERIERELDDNELSQQRSQREQDGSEVKSVELERLTAEGQTLIERRNAFELMRDQAADQFEHHTHSAWRPRNGSKVNHRNLTSAMIDSRDFLAAKKRAENQVLFPAGPKVALTGGLDFNDHRLVWAKLDQVHTKHPDMVLLHGGSPRGAELIAAKWADNRKVPQIAFKPDWTKHAKAAPFKRNDSLLETLPIGVLHFPGTGIQDNLADKAKKLGIPVWKFGGA, from the coding sequence ATGACCCCCGACCACGACGACGCTTTCGAACCGCACCACAGTTCATCCCCGACCGACCAAGTCCTCCATGAACTCCAGCTCTATGGCTATCGTCCCTTCCATGACGAGCCCGATGCCAGGCCGCTTCCGGAAGCGAACATCCTCGCCGGCAGCATCTCCGACATCTTCGACGCCCTCGTGGTGGCGCTTGGTGACACTCGCCTCGAACCCGACCTCGAGGACCTGCTCTGGTCGACGGTGAACGTCTTCCATCGGGCCATCGAACGGATCGAACGTGAACTCGACGACAACGAGCTGTCCCAGCAGCGCTCGCAACGGGAGCAGGACGGCAGCGAGGTCAAATCCGTCGAGCTGGAGCGACTGACGGCGGAAGGCCAGACGCTGATCGAACGCCGCAACGCCTTCGAGCTGATGCGCGACCAGGCCGCCGACCAGTTCGAGCACCACACCCATTCGGCCTGGCGGCCGCGCAACGGATCGAAGGTCAACCATCGCAACCTGACCTCGGCGATGATCGATAGCCGCGATTTCCTGGCGGCGAAGAAGCGCGCCGAGAATCAGGTGCTCTTCCCAGCGGGGCCGAAGGTGGCATTGACTGGCGGGCTCGACTTCAACGATCACCGGCTGGTCTGGGCCAAGCTCGATCAAGTTCACACCAAGCACCCGGACATGGTGCTGCTGCACGGCGGATCGCCGAGGGGTGCGGAGCTAATCGCCGCCAAATGGGCCGACAACCGCAAGGTGCCGCAGATCGCCTTCAAGCCCGACTGGACGAAGCACGCCAAAGCCGCACCGTTCAAGCGCAACGACTCGTTGCTGGAGACCCTGCCGATCGGCGTCCTGCACTTCCCGGGCACCGGCATCCAGGACAACCTCGCTGACAAGGCGAAGAAGCTCGGCATCCCGGTCTGGAAGTTCGGCGGCGCGTGA
- a CDS encoding transcriptional regulator domain-containing protein gives MAEPPDWRLQTTERALNRLERQGFAWEFLRRNPDYRSDYDRLRGTPASRESASLPHRSATPQWGLRFPARSRPLR, from the coding sequence ATGGCCGAGCCGCCGGATTGGCGATTGCAGACAACCGAACGCGCGCTGAACCGCTTGGAACGGCAAGGGTTCGCGTGGGAGTTTCTGCGCCGCAATCCCGACTATCGCAGCGACTATGACCGCCTGCGCGGCACCCCGGCCAGCCGCGAGAGCGCTTCATTGCCGCATAGGAGCGCCACCCCGCAATGGGGGTTGCGCTTTCCTGCTCGATCCCGACCGCTCCGCTAG
- a CDS encoding helix-turn-helix transcriptional regulator: MSAARLDPPPRYLRTSEAARFLGLSGRTLEKHRTYGTGPVYRKLGGRIVYALDDLQAWADRGTRQSTSDPGHGVVHPAKRQATPAGGMPVRRGGAS; this comes from the coding sequence ATGTCAGCAGCGCGACTCGACCCCCCGCCACGCTATCTCCGCACATCCGAGGCGGCGCGCTTCCTCGGCCTATCCGGTCGCACGCTGGAGAAGCACCGCACCTACGGCACGGGACCGGTCTATCGCAAGCTCGGCGGACGCATTGTCTATGCCCTCGACGATCTTCAGGCTTGGGCGGATCGCGGCACACGGCAGTCGACATCAGATCCGGGCCACGGTGTTGTCCACCCTGCAAAACGACAGGCGACGCCCGCCGGGGGAATGCCCGTGCGACGCGGCGGCGCGTCATGA
- a CDS encoding DUF2285 domain-containing protein yields the protein MLIEPAPAVFLAAKRLDQLDLTHATLHAQPGGEGAIILADPDGDHHLVVGAIDPAQPLAVLLPLDDNFHIRAEAALRFQRRLFGRAPGPLPRALTLTPRRRLRLVRMVRALDGRSAGATYREIAGVLFDTPRQSATEWKTSSIRAQTIRLVKDAETMVRGGYLRLLAGR from the coding sequence TTGCTGATTGAACCAGCGCCGGCCGTCTTTCTCGCCGCCAAGCGACTCGACCAGCTCGACCTAACTCACGCCACACTGCACGCGCAACCCGGAGGCGAAGGTGCGATCATTTTAGCCGATCCCGACGGCGATCATCATTTGGTCGTCGGCGCCATCGACCCGGCTCAACCGCTCGCCGTTCTGCTGCCGCTCGACGACAACTTCCACATCCGCGCCGAAGCGGCATTGCGATTCCAACGCCGCCTATTTGGACGCGCCCCCGGTCCGCTACCGCGCGCGCTCACGCTCACACCGCGCCGCCGCCTGCGGCTGGTGCGCATGGTGCGTGCGCTCGATGGCCGATCCGCAGGCGCGACTTATCGCGAAATCGCCGGCGTGCTTTTCGACACGCCGCGGCAGTCCGCCACCGAATGGAAAACGTCGTCCATCCGCGCCCAGACAATCCGTTTGGTCAAGGATGCCGAGACGATGGTGCGCGGCGGCTATCTCCGCTTGCTGGCCGGCCGCTGA
- a CDS encoding DUF736 domain-containing protein, with translation MPQIGEFTRTKNGYAGHIRTLSLDAEIVLVPAEHTDAENAPDYRVHHGSDDGPEIGAGWKRTGEKAGDYVSLQIDDPTLAQPIRANLFQSAEDKSAWNLHWNRPPKRGERD, from the coding sequence ATGCCGCAGATCGGCGAATTCACCCGCACGAAGAACGGCTACGCCGGCCACATCCGCACGCTCTCGCTCGACGCCGAAATCGTGCTCGTCCCCGCCGAGCACACCGACGCTGAGAACGCGCCGGACTACCGTGTTCACCACGGCAGCGATGACGGCCCCGAGATCGGCGCCGGATGGAAACGCACCGGTGAGAAAGCCGGCGACTACGTCTCCCTGCAGATCGACGATCCCACCTTGGCCCAGCCAATCCGCGCCAATCTGTTCCAATCGGCCGAAGACAAATCCGCCTGGAATCTGCACTGGAACCGCCCGCCCAAGCGCGGCGAGCGGGACTGA
- a CDS encoding strawberry notch family protein, with the protein MNDLSPIAADQAAPLSPVPHPDAAGAIIAAAQQLLPHLERGQRVDVAILRAAMEAEFGASDASGAWDWKTAYDACEAATVLFLRKYGKALFRKADSPAARLSALVKIAALLPTHTRRSAESETFQQFSTPTPLGLAVLIAAAIGPTDRVLEPSSGTGLLAILAEIAGGALVLNELAEARATLLSSLFPGVSVTRFDAAQIDDHLDTAVVPSVVLMNPPFSAMANVAGRMADTAYRHIASALARLADGGRLVAITGANFGPDAPAWRDAFVHLQERGRIVFTAAIDGAVYAKHGTTIDTRLIVIDKTPAENPATLPESRGIAPDVATLLSWIAEHVPARLALAPSLAIAMSAAAAPRTVRGYLARAAAAGPVKPSVADPEAIDLAYETINWTSPESALLSDAIYEEYRLQSIQILGAQAHPTKLVQSAAMASVAPPKPSYRPRLPIDLVSDGLLSDAQLETVIYAGEAHGDYLAGAWTVDETFDLVTASRDDAPNAVRFRRGFMLGDGTGAGKGRQSAGIILDNWLKGRRKAVWISKSDKLLEDAQRDWSALGMERLLITPLSRFAQGKPIRLAEGVLFLTYATLRSDDRGEKVSRVRQIVEWLGSDFDGVIIFDESHAMQNAGGGKGERGDVAPSQQGRAGLRLQHALPKARVVYVSATGATTVHNLAYAQRLGLWGGEDFPFATRAEFVEAIEDGGVAAMEVLARDLRSLGLYTARSLSYDGVEYELIEHQLTDEQRRIYDSYAGAFSIIHNHLDAAMQAANITGESGTLNRQAKSAARSAFESAKQRFFGHLLTSMKTPTLIRRIEQDLADGHATVIQIVSTGEALMERRLAEIPTEDWNDVRVDITPREYVLDYLAHSFPVQLYEPFTDSEGNLSSRPVFRDGQPVQSREAVARRNELIERLASLPPVPGALDQIVQRFGTDLVAEVTGRSRRVVRKSDRLVVENRAASANLAETAAFMDDLKRILVFSEAGGTGRSYHAELSARNRRLRVHYLLEPGWKADAAIQGLGRTNRTNQAQPPLFRPIATDVKAEKRFLSTIARRLDTLGAITRGQRQTGGQGLFRPEDNLESHYARDALRQLYLLLVRGKIEDCSLQMFEDATGLKLMDANGIKDELPPITTFLNRLLALTIDLQGVLFTAFEQLLNAKIEGAIASGVYDLGLETLRAESFVVTDRRAIYTHPATGAETRLLTITERRRNRPVTLDEALDHLADPRAMLLVNERSGRAAVQIPAPSLMLDDGEIERRVRLIRPMEHHHASLKMMDESHWQAAEREAFAAAWTRELAEVPEFADSTIHIVAGLLLPIWKRLPNESTRVYRLQTDAGERIIGRRVSPAWAANATVTGTTALTPDAAFAALMEGRTVLDLAEGLQLHRVRVMGAHRIELSGFSDTMRDRLRAYGLFGEIISWKLRMFVPTDPAGAGVLAKVLDHYPVERIGEREAA; encoded by the coding sequence ATGAACGATCTTTCTCCGATCGCGGCCGACCAGGCCGCGCCGCTGTCGCCGGTCCCTCATCCCGACGCCGCCGGCGCCATCATCGCTGCCGCCCAGCAACTCCTCCCTCATCTTGAGCGCGGCCAGCGGGTCGACGTCGCGATCCTGCGCGCGGCCATGGAAGCCGAATTCGGCGCCTCCGACGCCTCCGGCGCCTGGGACTGGAAGACGGCTTATGACGCTTGCGAGGCCGCGACCGTTCTTTTCCTGCGCAAATACGGAAAGGCGCTGTTCCGCAAAGCCGACTCTCCGGCTGCACGACTTTCCGCCCTGGTCAAGATCGCCGCGCTTCTTCCGACCCACACGCGCCGCTCCGCCGAGAGCGAGACCTTCCAGCAGTTCTCGACGCCGACCCCGCTAGGCCTCGCGGTCCTGATCGCGGCTGCCATCGGGCCGACGGACCGCGTGCTGGAGCCTTCGTCGGGAACCGGCCTCCTCGCCATCCTGGCCGAGATCGCCGGCGGTGCGCTTGTCCTGAACGAGTTGGCCGAGGCCCGGGCGACGCTGCTTTCCTCCCTCTTTCCGGGCGTGTCCGTCACACGCTTCGACGCAGCTCAGATCGACGATCACCTCGATACCGCCGTCGTCCCGAGCGTCGTCCTGATGAATCCGCCCTTCTCGGCGATGGCCAACGTCGCCGGCCGCATGGCCGACACCGCCTATCGCCACATCGCCTCGGCCCTGGCCCGCCTCGCCGACGGCGGGCGGCTGGTGGCGATCACCGGCGCAAACTTCGGGCCCGACGCCCCGGCCTGGCGCGACGCCTTCGTCCATCTGCAGGAACGCGGCCGCATCGTCTTCACCGCCGCGATCGACGGCGCGGTCTATGCCAAGCACGGCACGACCATCGACACGCGGCTGATCGTCATCGACAAGACGCCCGCCGAGAACCCGGCCACCCTGCCGGAATCGCGGGGCATCGCGCCTGACGTGGCCACGCTGCTGAGCTGGATCGCCGAGCACGTTCCGGCGCGCCTGGCGCTCGCGCCGAGCCTCGCCATCGCCATGTCGGCCGCCGCCGCACCGCGGACGGTGCGGGGCTATCTCGCGCGTGCCGCTGCGGCGGGGCCGGTCAAGCCGTCCGTTGCCGATCCGGAGGCGATCGATCTCGCCTATGAGACGATCAACTGGACGTCGCCCGAAAGCGCGCTCCTCAGCGATGCGATCTATGAGGAATATCGGCTCCAATCGATCCAGATTCTCGGAGCCCAGGCGCACCCGACCAAGCTGGTGCAGTCCGCCGCCATGGCCTCGGTCGCGCCGCCGAAGCCGAGCTATCGGCCGCGGTTGCCGATCGACCTCGTCAGCGACGGCCTCCTCTCCGACGCCCAACTCGAGACGGTGATCTACGCCGGCGAGGCGCATGGCGACTATCTCGCCGGCGCCTGGACCGTGGATGAGACCTTCGATCTCGTCACCGCGTCCCGCGACGATGCGCCGAACGCCGTCCGCTTTCGCCGCGGCTTCATGCTGGGCGACGGCACCGGCGCCGGCAAGGGCCGTCAGTCGGCTGGCATCATTCTCGATAATTGGCTGAAGGGCCGGCGCAAGGCGGTCTGGATATCGAAGTCCGACAAGCTCCTGGAGGATGCCCAGCGCGACTGGTCGGCCCTCGGCATGGAGCGCCTGCTCATCACGCCGCTCTCGCGGTTCGCGCAGGGCAAACCGATCCGGCTGGCCGAAGGCGTCCTATTTTTAACCTACGCTACGCTGCGGTCCGACGACCGTGGCGAGAAGGTTTCGCGCGTCCGCCAGATCGTTGAATGGTTGGGCTCCGACTTCGACGGAGTGATTATTTTCGACGAGAGCCACGCCATGCAGAACGCCGGTGGCGGCAAGGGCGAACGCGGCGACGTCGCCCCCTCGCAGCAGGGCCGCGCGGGCTTGCGCCTCCAGCACGCCCTGCCCAAGGCGCGCGTGGTCTATGTCTCGGCCACCGGCGCGACGACCGTCCACAATCTCGCCTACGCCCAGCGGCTCGGCCTCTGGGGCGGCGAGGACTTCCCCTTCGCCACCCGCGCCGAATTCGTCGAGGCGATCGAGGATGGCGGTGTCGCCGCCATGGAGGTGTTGGCCCGCGACCTGCGTTCGCTCGGGCTCTACACCGCCCGCTCGCTTTCCTATGACGGCGTCGAGTATGAGCTGATCGAGCACCAGCTCACCGATGAACAGCGCCGCATATACGATTCCTATGCCGGGGCGTTCTCGATCATCCACAATCACCTCGACGCGGCGATGCAGGCCGCCAACATCACCGGCGAGAGCGGCACGCTGAACCGGCAGGCGAAGTCGGCGGCCCGCTCGGCCTTCGAGAGCGCCAAGCAGCGCTTCTTCGGCCATCTGCTAACCTCGATGAAGACGCCGACCTTGATCCGCCGGATTGAGCAAGACCTGGCCGACGGCCACGCCACCGTCATCCAGATCGTCTCGACCGGCGAAGCGCTGATGGAGCGCCGGCTCGCCGAGATTCCGACCGAGGATTGGAACGACGTCCGCGTCGACATCACGCCGCGCGAGTACGTTCTCGATTACCTCGCCCACTCCTTCCCGGTGCAACTCTACGAGCCGTTCACCGACAGCGAGGGCAATCTCTCGTCCCGGCCCGTCTTTCGGGACGGCCAGCCTGTGCAAAGCCGCGAGGCCGTCGCCCGCCGCAACGAGCTGATCGAGCGTTTGGCTTCGCTCCCGCCGGTGCCCGGTGCGCTTGACCAGATCGTCCAGCGCTTCGGCACCGACCTCGTCGCCGAAGTGACCGGACGCTCGCGCCGCGTCGTGCGCAAAAGCGACCGCCTCGTCGTAGAGAACCGCGCCGCCTCCGCCAATCTCGCCGAGACCGCCGCCTTCATGGACGACCTGAAGCGCATCCTTGTGTTCTCGGAGGCGGGTGGCACTGGGCGCAGCTATCACGCCGAACTGTCAGCGCGGAACCGCCGGCTGCGTGTCCACTATCTGCTCGAACCCGGCTGGAAGGCCGACGCCGCGATCCAAGGCCTCGGGCGGACGAACCGCACCAACCAGGCCCAGCCACCGCTCTTCCGGCCGATCGCCACCGACGTGAAGGCGGAGAAACGCTTCCTCTCGACCATCGCTCGCCGCCTCGACACGCTGGGCGCGATCACGCGCGGCCAGCGCCAGACCGGCGGTCAGGGGCTGTTCCGGCCCGAGGACAACCTCGAATCCCACTACGCCCGCGACGCGCTGCGCCAGCTCTATCTGCTGCTCGTCCGCGGCAAGATCGAAGACTGCTCGCTCCAGATGTTCGAGGACGCCACGGGCCTCAAGCTCATGGACGCGAACGGCATCAAGGACGAGTTGCCGCCGATCACGACCTTCCTCAACCGCCTGCTGGCGCTCACCATCGATCTGCAAGGCGTGCTGTTCACCGCGTTCGAGCAGTTGCTGAACGCCAAGATCGAAGGCGCCATCGCCAGCGGCGTCTATGACCTCGGCCTGGAGACGCTGCGGGCCGAGAGCTTCGTCGTCACTGATCGCCGCGCGATCTACACCCATCCCGCGACGGGCGCGGAGACCCGGCTGCTCACCATCACCGAACGCCGGCGCAATCGCCCGGTGACGCTCGATGAGGCGCTGGACCACCTCGCCGATCCCCGCGCCATGCTGCTCGTCAACGAGCGCTCGGGCCGCGCCGCCGTGCAGATCCCGGCGCCGAGCCTGATGCTCGATGATGGCGAGATCGAACGCCGCGTGCGGCTGATCCGGCCGATGGAGCACCATCACGCTTCGCTGAAGATGATGGACGAGAGCCACTGGCAGGCGGCAGAGCGGGAGGCCTTTGCGGCCGCCTGGACTCGTGAACTGGCCGAGGTCCCCGAGTTCGCCGACAGCACGATCCATATCGTCGCCGGTTTGCTGCTGCCGATTTGGAAGCGCCTGCCGAACGAGTCGACGCGCGTGTATCGGCTTCAGACCGACGCGGGCGAGCGCATCATCGGCCGCAGAGTCTCGCCGGCCTGGGCGGCGAACGCGACCGTGACCGGAACCACCGCCCTGACACCGGATGCCGCCTTCGCAGCGCTGATGGAAGGCCGCACCGTTCTCGACCTCGCCGAGGGCCTGCAGCTCCACCGCGTGCGCGTGATGGGCGCTCACCGCATCGAGCTGTCGGGCTTCTCCGACACGATGCGCGACCGCCTGCGCGCCTACGGCCTCTTCGGCGAAATCATCTCGTGGAAGCTGCGCATGTTCGTGCCGACCGATCCCGCCGGCGCCGGAGTGCTGGCCAAAGTCCTCGACCACTATCCGGTCGAGCGTATTGGCGAGCGGGAGGCGGCGTGA
- a CDS encoding DUF7146 domain-containing protein, producing the protein MARQDASELAHRLARDAEAVCRHYLSAGRREGGYWLVGDVRNTPGRSMFVRLKESPKGPAGKWTDAATGEHGDLLDVIRESCGLIDFKDVADEARSFLSLPHPEPELDRARSRKPSAPAGSPEAARRLFAMSQPMERSPVESYLRRRGITALHRTGSLRFHPRCYYRPDDHSPTETWPAMIAAVTDLSGHLTGAHRTWLDPGGFSETTLGKAPIDTPRRAMGDLLGHAVRFGVAGEVMAAGEGIETMLSLRCVLPTMPMVAALSAAHLSAILFPDTLRRLYIARDDDPAGNGAMATLIDRAQEAGIEAIVISPRLGDFNEDLRLLGIDALRAASRVQIAAQDVARFMELAA; encoded by the coding sequence ATGGCCCGCCAAGACGCCTCCGAACTGGCACACCGTCTCGCGCGTGACGCCGAAGCGGTGTGCCGCCATTACCTCTCCGCCGGCCGCCGCGAAGGCGGCTACTGGCTCGTGGGCGACGTGCGCAATACTCCGGGCCGCTCGATGTTCGTCCGGCTCAAGGAGTCGCCGAAAGGGCCTGCCGGCAAATGGACCGACGCCGCCACGGGCGAACATGGCGACTTGCTCGATGTCATCCGCGAAAGCTGCGGCCTGATCGACTTCAAGGATGTCGCCGATGAGGCACGTTCGTTCCTCAGCCTGCCGCATCCTGAGCCCGAGCTTGATCGTGCCCGCTCGCGCAAGCCCAGCGCACCGGCAGGATCGCCGGAGGCGGCGCGGCGACTCTTCGCGATGTCGCAGCCGATGGAACGCAGCCCCGTAGAGTCGTATTTGCGTCGTCGCGGCATTACGGCTTTGCACCGAACCGGAAGCCTGCGCTTCCATCCACGCTGCTACTATCGGCCCGACGACCACAGCCCGACCGAGACTTGGCCGGCGATGATCGCCGCCGTCACCGATCTCTCCGGCCATCTGACCGGCGCGCATCGCACCTGGCTCGATCCCGGCGGCTTCAGCGAGACGACGCTCGGCAAGGCGCCGATCGACACGCCGAGACGGGCGATGGGTGACCTTCTCGGTCACGCCGTTCGATTTGGCGTGGCGGGCGAGGTCATGGCGGCCGGCGAGGGCATCGAGACGATGCTCTCGCTCCGATGCGTCTTGCCGACCATGCCGATGGTCGCAGCCCTCTCGGCGGCGCATCTCTCCGCCATCCTGTTCCCGGACACGCTGCGGCGACTCTACATCGCCCGCGACGATGATCCGGCCGGTAACGGCGCGATGGCGACGTTGATCGACCGGGCGCAGGAGGCCGGGATCGAGGCGATCGTGATCTCGCCACGGCTCGGCGACTTCAACGAGGATCTCCGCCTGCTCGGCATCGACGCGCTTCGAGCAGCCAGCCGGGTGCAGATCGCTGCGCAGGACGTCGCCCGCTTCATGGAGCTGGCGGCGTAG
- a CDS encoding DUF736 domain-containing protein, translating into MATIGTFKKTGNEFSGQIVTLSVQAKNVRIVPEANRSGENAPSHRVFVGRVEIGAAWAKRSNEGRDYLGLKLDDPSFTAPIYANLFDDEDGEGYSLIWSRPNGRRAD; encoded by the coding sequence ATGGCGACCATCGGCACCTTCAAGAAGACCGGCAACGAGTTCAGCGGCCAAATCGTCACCCTCAGTGTCCAGGCGAAGAACGTCCGCATCGTTCCCGAGGCCAACCGCTCCGGCGAGAACGCCCCCAGCCACCGCGTCTTCGTGGGCCGCGTCGAGATCGGCGCCGCCTGGGCCAAGCGCTCCAACGAGGGCCGCGATTATCTGGGCCTCAAGCTCGACGACCCGAGCTTTACCGCCCCGATCTACGCCAACCTCTTCGACGACGAGGACGGCGAGGGCTACAGCCTGATTTGGTCTCGTCCCAACGGCCGCCGCGCCGACTAA
- a CDS encoding DNA -binding domain-containing protein — protein sequence MITMDFLDRPPESNRLTAYDESHLAAYIRLLDADAEGADWREAVQIIFGFDPDDDPDRARVIHQSHLARARWMTTTGYRELLRPRVS from the coding sequence ATGATCACGATGGACTTCCTGGATCGTCCGCCCGAGAGCAACCGTCTCACGGCTTACGATGAAAGCCATCTCGCCGCCTACATCCGGTTGCTGGACGCCGACGCGGAAGGGGCCGATTGGCGTGAGGCGGTGCAAATCATCTTCGGATTCGACCCCGACGATGACCCCGACCGCGCTCGCGTTATTCATCAAAGCCATCTCGCCCGCGCCCGCTGGATGACCACGACGGGCTATCGCGAGCTCCTCCGTCCCCGCGTGTCCTAG
- a CDS encoding S26 family signal peptidase, protein MTRFGYVITTYFTVMLIGGLSFIHITPRLIWNASASTPIGLYSLDRSPRLQVTDLVAVDAPEPLASFLAERGYVPRGVPLMKRVAALPGQQVCRTGAHVTVDGVAMGEALTRDRLGRHLPVWQGCRRIADGEIFLMNWSVEDSLDGRYFGPISTRSIIGRATPVWTDEDGGGRFQWRAATR, encoded by the coding sequence ATGACCCGCTTCGGCTACGTCATCACGACGTACTTCACCGTGATGCTGATCGGTGGCCTGTCCTTCATCCACATCACGCCCCGGCTGATCTGGAACGCGTCCGCCAGCACGCCGATCGGACTCTATTCGCTCGACCGGTCGCCACGCCTTCAAGTGACTGACCTCGTCGCCGTGGACGCCCCTGAGCCGCTCGCATCGTTCCTCGCCGAGCGTGGCTACGTGCCGCGCGGCGTCCCCCTCATGAAACGCGTCGCCGCCCTTCCCGGCCAGCAGGTCTGCCGCACCGGCGCACACGTCACCGTCGATGGCGTCGCGATGGGTGAAGCGCTGACGCGCGACCGTCTCGGCCGCCATCTGCCCGTCTGGCAGGGCTGCCGGCGCATCGCCGACGGCGAGATCTTCCTCATGAACTGGTCCGTCGAGGACAGCCTCGACGGGCGCTACTTCGGTCCGATTTCCACCCGCTCGATCATCGGCCGCGCAACGCCTGTGTGGACCGATGAAGACGGCGGCGGCCGCTTCCAATGGCGCGCCGCGACGCGGTGA